The following is a genomic window from Staphylococcus saccharolyticus.
AATGAGTTTAGGTCGTACGTCAACATTCTTAGATATTTATGCAGAACGTGACTTACAAAACGGTGATATCACTGAAAAAGAAGTTCAAGAAATCATTGACCACTTCATCATGAAATTACGTATCGTAAAATTTGCTCGTACACCAGAATACAATGAATTATTCTCTGGTGACCCAACTTGGGTAACTGAATCTATTGGTGGTGTTGGAATTGACGGACGTCCAATGGTAACTAAAAACTCATTCCGTTTCTTACACTCATTAGATAACTTAGGTCCAGCTCCAGAACCAAACTTAACAGTATTATGGTCTAGACGTTTACCTGAAAACTTCAAAGTTTATTGTGCAAAAATGAGTATTAAAACAAGTGCTATCCAATATGAAAATGATGATTTAATGCGTGAAAGCTATGGTGATGATTACGGCATTGCTTGTTGCGTATCTGCAATGAAAATTGGTAAACAAATGCAATTCTTTGGTGCACGTGCAAACTTAGCTAAAGCTATACTATATGCCATCAACGGTGGTAAAGATGAAAAATCTGGTAAACAAGTAGGTCCAAGCTATGAAGGTATCAAATCTGAAGTTTTAGATTATGATGAAGTCTTTGAAAAATACGAAAAAATGATGGACTGGCTTGCAGGTGTGTATATTAACTCATTAAATGTTATTCATTATATGCATGATAAATATAGTTATGAACGTCTTGAAATGGCTTTACATGATACAAATATTATACGTACAATGGCTACAGGTATCGCAGGTTTATCAGTAGCAGCTGACTCTTTATCAGCAATTAAATACGCTCAAGTTAAACCAATTCGCAATGAAGAAGGTCTTGTTACAGACTTTGAAATCGAAGGCGACTTCCCTAAATACGGTAATAATGATAGTCGTGTAGATGAAATTGCTGTAGACTTAGTTGAACGCTTCATGACAAAATTACGTGCGCACAAAACATACCGTAATTCAGAACATACAATGAGTGTATTAACAATCACTTCAAATGTTGTTTATGGTAAGAAAACTGGTAACACACCAGATGGACGTAAAGCAGGTGAACCATTCGCACCAGGTGCTAACCCAATGCATGGTCGTGACCAAAAAGGTGCATTATCATCATTAAGCTCTGTAGCGAAAATTCCATATGATTGCTGTAAAGATGGTATCTCAAATACATTTAGTATTGTACCTAAATCATTAGGTAAAGAAGATGCAGATCAAAATAAAAACTTAACAAGTATGTTGGATGGATATGCAATGCAACATGGACATCATCTTAACATCAACGTATTTAATAGAGAAACATTACTTGATGCGATGGAACATCCAGAAGAATATCCACAATTAACAATTCGTGTGTCTGGTTACGCAGTTAACTTCATCAAATTAACACGCGAACAACAATTGGATGTTATTTCTCGTACATTCCACGAATCAATGTAATACAAATAAGGTGGGAGCAAAATGCTTAAAGGACGCTTACACTCCGTTGAAAGTATGGGCACTGTCGACGGGCCAGGACTTAGATATATTTTATTTACTCAAGGTTGTTTACTCAGATGTTTGTATTGTCATAATCCAGATACTTGGAAAATTAACGAACCGTCAAGAGAAGTTACGGTTGATGAAATGGTAGACGAAATCAGCTCTTATAAACCATATTTCGATGCTTCAGGTGGAGGGGTAACAGTTAGTGGTGGAGAACCACTATTACAAATGCCTTTCTTAGAACAATTATTCAAAGCGCTGAAAGTTAAGGATATTCATACCTGCATTGATACATCTGCAGGTTGTGTCAATGATACGCTTGCATTCAATCGGCATTTTGACGAATTACAAAAGTACACGGATTTAATACTACTAGATATCAAACATATAGATAACGACAAACACATGAAACTTACAGGTAAGCCGAATACACATATATTAAAGTTTGCACGTAAGTTATCAGATATGAAGCAACCTGTTTGGGTTAGACACGTCCTTGTACCAGGTATATCAGATGATAAAGAAGATTTAATTAAACTTGGTGACTTTATCAATTCGCTTGATAATGTTGAAAAGTTTGAAATCTTACCTTATCATGAGCTTGGTGTTCATAAGTGGAAAAGTTTAGGCATTCCTTACCAACTCGAAAATGTTGAACCGCCCGATGATGAAGCAGTAAAAACCGCTTATCGTTATGTTAACTTTAATGGCAAAATACCTGTCACTTTATAAATGATTTGCACATTCGTAGTTAAGGTATAAATAAGAGAGCACATGTCAATTGCGTAAGTAATTGACATGTGCTCTTATTTTGATTTGATACTGTTTAAGATGTTGTAATTTTCATTTCTAATTGATGAATCATATGTGTAATCAATTCATTGTTAGGTGTAGGAATATCTAGTTCTTTACCATACGCAACAATTTGTCCATTTAGATAATCGATTTCAGTCACACGACCACGGTGATAGTCTTGGTGCATAGAAGGGTAATGTAAACCTTGTGTTTCACTAGAATAAATAGGCTGCTTTAATTTTTGAAATTAAGTCGTTGACGTCGATGTCAATAGATTTAGCACGTGCCACTTCTACAATTTCCTCAATGACCGGTCGAATCATTGCTCTAGATTAATGATATTCTCCAAATTCCCCTATTGTTTGATTTAAAATTGTACATAAAGGGTTCAATACACTGTTTAATGTAGCTTTAGACCAAATTGCTTTAAAAACATTATCACTAACTGTTACATTTAAGTGTGCTTTATTTAAAATGTTAGCAATTTCTTCGGTACGTGTATCGTTAACACCATCTGCACGTTGAAAATCAATTGACCCTTCACCTTCTAGTAATAATTGACCGGAACCGCGTAGACCTGCAGTCCACATAGTTACTGCCAAGAAAATTTGGGACTTTGGTACAAAGTGCGCTAATCGTTCATCATATCCTAATCCATTCATCATACTTATTATAGCTGTACTATCTTTAATCGCACCTTTATCTTTTAAAACTTGCATCATTTGCTCAGATTGCATTGATTTAGTTAATAACACAATGATATCAAAAGCTTCTTTAACTTCTTCTGGGAACATGGCAGGAACTTCAACAGTATAAGTGTCATGTTCGGTTTGAACTTCCATACCATTGTTATTAATTACGTTTACATGTGCTTCCCAATAGTCGAGTAAAGTAACATCTTGTCCACTTTGTTTTAAATAGGTACCAATACGTCCACCCATCGCACCAGCTCCTGCAATTGCGATTTTGTTTGACAACTTAAACACTTCCTAACTTTGATAAAATGGTGTAACTCTTAACCATATTTTTCACTAAAAATAGATTTTATAAACAGGAGTGAGAAGTAAGCATCAATTAAGTTGTCAATTACGTTAGTGTTTTACGCTATTTATTAGCTTTATTTTCAAGATACTTCACAAAGACATCTTTATAAATATCAATGTAACCTAAGTACATGTCTTTTCTTATAAATTCATCAACTTGATGAGCGACAATTAATTCACCTGGTCCAAATACAGCCAAGTCGACATTGTTATCATTTGTTCCTAAAAAGCTTGATGCATCAGTTGTACCAATCAATGCGCTTACTACAATATTTTCATTAACATAATTAGGAGCAATATGAGTAATGCTTTCAATTAATGGGTTATGAGGATCACTTGATACGGGATCATGGCTACTAGGGATGTCTAGTTCTAAACATTCTTTATCTACTTTGTTAATAATCTTTAACAAACGCACTGTTATATTCAGGAACTGTTTTGACGTTGTATTTAGCAATCGCTTTATTTGGAACTGAATTGACTTGCCTACCACCATTGAAAACGGAATTAAGCATTACGAAACCAGAATATATATGCGATTCCTCTTCACCAATTTGTCTTTGGAGATGTTTCTCAATCATTGGAACAGCATTAAGTTCGTGTTCTTTATTGTGATCTTTAATATCTTTGTATTGGTGTTTCATCTCATTTACAAAGTTAACTAAAATATCAACAGCATTTGTGTCTAAATGGGGCATTGAACTATGTGCTGCTTTACCTTTAGCAGTGACGATACAACTCATTGAACCTTTATGAGCATAATAAGCGATATTACTTGTTGGTTCGCCTATAATTAAACCGTCTACATCATCTAAGTAGCCTTTATCAGCAAGTAATTGTGCACCATGTTGTTCAGTTTCTTCGCCTGTTTGTAGATAATAGACGAATGGTACCGTGCTTTAATTTGTTTTCTTGTTTTAATTCAATTAAGGCAATGAGCATTGACATGAGGCCACCTTTCATATCAGTTGTACTTCTGCCAAATAATCTGCCATCTTGCTCGGTTAATTTGAATGGGGGATATGTCCAGTCATCATGATCACCAGCATCAACGACATCCATATGTCCACTGATTGCTAAAACTGGAGAATCACTACCAATTTCTGCAACTAAATTTGCGCGAGAGTCATTCACTTTTATAATTTTAGAATCGATATCATATTTACTTAATAAGTCTTTCAAGTAATAACATACTTCAATTTCATTATCATTTTCAGTTTGAATCTCAATAATATCACCCAATAGTTGAACTTTTTCTTTCTCACTCAATACAGTCATTTCATTAGCCTCCTCATTCATAATAATTGTGCATGCTTACTTTTAAAAAACAAAAATATTTCTAAATTTAATATTATCATAAAAATTATATTTTTTTAATTATTGATAAATATTTTCTTAGAATTTTAAAATAATTTAATAATATCTAATCAAGTGTGAAATTACTTATTTTATATGATTTGATTAGGTCTAATTGGAAAAATTTTAAAATAAAAAAACTTATTAATAAAAGAGGATAGTCGTAGAAAAAGCGAAGAGGATGTGAACAATCATGTTAAAAAATTGTTTTTTTACAAGTCATAAAATCATGTATAATAACTAGTAATATAATTAATAGGAGAAATATAAAAAATGATAAGAAACAAATTAACATTTAAAGAAAATCTTTTTATTGGATCAATGTTATTTGGACTGTTTTTTGGAGCAGGAAATTTAATATTCCCGATTCATCTTGGTCAAACAGCAGGTTCTAATGTGTGGACAGCCAATTTAGGTTTCCTCATCACAGCAATTGGCTTACCATTTTTAGGTATTATAGCGATTGGTGTATCAAAAACGAATGGTGTATTTGAAATTTCTTCTAGAGTGAGTAAGATATATGGATATCTGTTCACAATTGGTTTATATCTTGTCATCGGTCCTTTCTTTGCGTTGCCTAGGCTTGCAACAACAACGTTTGAAATTGCATTTTCACCGTTTATTTCACCTGGCACAGCCAAAATGGTGTTACCGATATTTAGTATTTTATTCTTTGTTATTGCTTGGTTATTTGCGCATAAACCATCTAAAATATTAGATTACATCGGTAAGTTTTTAAATCCAGTATTTCTCATCTTACTAGGAATTGTTGTATTACTTGCTTTCATTCGCCCAATGGATGGCATTGGTCATGCGCCAGTAAGTGGTGATTATAGTAATAGTGTGTTACTCAAAGGTTTTATTGATGGTTATAACACGTTAGATGCACTAGCTTCACTTGCGTTTGGAATTATTATTGTGACAACAATTAAAAAGTTAGGTGTGTCCAACCCTAATAGTATCGCCAAAGAAACCTTAAAGTCAGGTACTATTAGTATTGTGGCTATGGGAGTCATTTATACGTTACTCGCTTTAATGGGTACGATGAGTTTAGGACATTTTAAAGTAAGTGAAAATGGGGGAATTGCACTTGCACAAATTGCACAACATTATTTAGGTGATTACGGTATTATTTTCTTGTCATTGATTATAATTGTTGCATGTCTTAAAACGGCAATAGGTTTAATTACAGCATTTTCAGAAACGTTTACTGAACTATTTCCGAAATCAAATTATCTTTGGTTAGCAACAGGTGTGAGTATATTAGCATGTATATTTGCAAATATTGGTTTAACTAAAATTATTATGTATTCTACACCAGTATTAATGTTTATTTATCCATTAGCCATTACGTTAATT
Proteins encoded in this region:
- the pflB gene encoding formate C-acetyltransferase produces the protein MLETNNHTNAWQGFKNGRWNKHIDVREFIQLNYSLYEGDDEFLEGPTKATEALWDQVMQLSKEERERGGMWDMDTKVASTITSHGAGYLDKDLEQVVGVQTEKPFKRSMQPFGGIRMAKAACESYGYELDSETEKIFTEYRKTHNQGVFDAYSKEMLNCRKAGIITGLPDAYGRGRIIGDYRRVALYGVDFLMEQKLKDFQTMSTEMSEDVIRLREELSEQYRALNDLKELGQIYGFDISRPATNFKEAVQWLYLAYLAAIKEQNGAAMSLGRTSTFLDIYAERDLQNGDITEKEVQEIIDHFIMKLRIVKFARTPEYNELFSGDPTWVTESIGGVGIDGRPMVTKNSFRFLHSLDNLGPAPEPNLTVLWSRRLPENFKVYCAKMSIKTSAIQYENDDLMRESYGDDYGIACCVSAMKIGKQMQFFGARANLAKAILYAINGGKDEKSGKQVGPSYEGIKSEVLDYDEVFEKYEKMMDWLAGVYINSLNVIHYMHDKYSYERLEMALHDTNIIRTMATGIAGLSVAADSLSAIKYAQVKPIRNEEGLVTDFEIEGDFPKYGNNDSRVDEIAVDLVERFMTKLRAHKTYRNSEHTMSVLTITSNVVYGKKTGNTPDGRKAGEPFAPGANPMHGRDQKGALSSLSSVAKIPYDCCKDGISNTFSIVPKSLGKEDADQNKNLTSMLDGYAMQHGHHLNINVFNRETLLDAMEHPEEYPQLTIRVSGYAVNFIKLTREQQLDVISRTFHESM
- the pflA gene encoding pyruvate formate-lyase-activating protein, with the protein product MLKGRLHSVESMGTVDGPGLRYILFTQGCLLRCLYCHNPDTWKINEPSREVTVDEMVDEISSYKPYFDASGGGVTVSGGEPLLQMPFLEQLFKALKVKDIHTCIDTSAGCVNDTLAFNRHFDELQKYTDLILLDIKHIDNDKHMKLTGKPNTHILKFARKLSDMKQPVWVRHVLVPGISDDKEDLIKLGDFINSLDNVEKFEILPYHELGVHKWKSLGIPYQLENVEPPDDEAVKTAYRYVNFNGKIPVTL
- the brnQ gene encoding branched-chain amino acid transport system II carrier protein produces the protein MIRNKLTFKENLFIGSMLFGLFFGAGNLIFPIHLGQTAGSNVWTANLGFLITAIGLPFLGIIAIGVSKTNGVFEISSRVSKIYGYLFTIGLYLVIGPFFALPRLATTTFEIAFSPFISPGTAKMVLPIFSILFFVIAWLFAHKPSKILDYIGKFLNPVFLILLGIVVLLAFIRPMDGIGHAPVSGDYSNSVLLKGFIDGYNTLDALASLAFGIIIVTTIKKLGVSNPNSIAKETLKSGTISIVAMGVIYTLLALMGTMSLGHFKVSENGGIALAQIAQHYLGDYGIIFLSLIIIVACLKTAIGLITAFSETFTELFPKSNYLWLATGVSILACIFANIGLTKIIMYSTPVLMFIYPLAITLILLALLSPLFNHSKIVYRFTTFFTLIAALVDGVKASPEYFVHTKFAQMIISLGEKYLPFFTIGMGWIIPALTGLVIGFIVYLVSSRKQSQVD